The DNA sequence aggaatagaaaaaaaaagaaaggaataTAAAGTAAAGAGAAAGAGACCCTCCCTCTGCTTCCTGTTCATAGCATGCGAAGTTACTACTTCACTCTAAATAGATTTCATCAGATAAAAAACATTACTATAAAATCATACAAATTAAGGAGCATTTTTATAGttgataaaaacaaattgaataatttttttttttttatgaacaaaatggaaggagaaaatgcaaatatgaacaataacTTTATAGATGAAGTAAGTGAtaagaagaaagaaaagaaggcAAAAAAGCTAGctgaaaaagaaatgaaattagcaaaaaaagcagaaagagaaaatttaaaaaatgaagcgAACAAAATTTTAGAATACGTATGTGAGGATATTAATAAAGATACCTATGGGTACATCAATATTTCAAGGATTAAAGAAAATAGTGACAACATAAAATTGTATAATTTAGAAGAGATATACAATTTATTAGAAAAGAAGGATTGTATTTACGAAAGTGAGAAGTTGGAGGATGGTACAAATAACATAAATGGTAACGGCAATAGTGATTATAATGATAGTACGGATAATTGTGATAAATTGGGAATGGACATGACGGACAGACAGATGAACAAGTTAGCATATGATGAAttaatgggaaaaaaaatatggacaAGGGGAAGGATTCATGATATTAGGAGCAAGGGTTCATTagcatttattattttgagatataaattttactcATTACAATGTATACTAGatattaaacataataataatgataagaATATGATGAAATGGGTTAGTAACTTATCTTTAGAATCTATCGTAGACATATATGGGAAATTAATTAAGCCAGAAGTACCTATAGATAGTacgaatataaaatatgaaattcatataaataaaattttttgtataagtAGAACAACAAAAGAaataccttttttattaaaagatgCTAATATGAAAGAAACATCTGAAGAGGGTACGATTAAAGTAAATCAAGATAACCGACTCAACAATAGATGTATTGATTTGCGTACATATGCAAATTTTAGTATTTTCGCACTTCAATCacaaatttgtaaaatttttagagattttttatatcaacataattttatagaaATACATACTCCAAAATTATTAGGTGAAAGTAGTGAAGGTGGAGCTAATGCATTCcagataaattattttaatcaaAAAGGCTTTTTAGCTCAATCACcacaattatataaacagATGTGTATTAATTCAGGATTTGATCGAGTGTTTGAAATAGCCCCAGTTTTTAGAGCTGAAAATAGTAACACATACAGACACCTATGTGAATATGTATCTTTAGATATTGAAATGACCtataaatatgattatatggaaaatgtttatttctatgattctttatttaaacatatttttaagcaTCTATccaatttagaaaaaaataaaatgtttataaaaattataaaaaatcaaTACCCAGGGGAAGATTTTAAATGGTTAGAAGTTACAccaatttttacttatatagaGGCAATAgagatattaataaaacataataaattaaatctaaaagaagaagaaatttTAACCTATGATATGACAACAGATATGGAAAAGGAGCtaggaaaaattattaaggtTTCTCATAATACGGACTATTacattattgttaattttccTTCAGCATTAAGGCCTTTTTATACCATGTATAATGAAAGGGACCCCAAAATTTCAAACTCTtatgatttttttatgaGGGGTGAGGAAATATTATCAGGTTCTCAAAGAATTAGTGatgttaaattattaataaataatataaatctaTTCAAGTTAGATATCAACAAACTGAATTTTTATGTTGATTCCTTTGCGTATTCATCTTACCCACACTCGGGTTGTGGTATAGGACTAGAAAGAGTACTTATGCTTTTCCTTGGTCTAAACAATATCAGAAAAACTTCTCTTTTTCCAAGGGACCCCAAGAGATTAGTGCCgtaaaatgggaaaaaagggggttataaatatatttgacttattcatatatatgagaagaaaaaaaaaaaaaaaaagcaaaaatgtaCGTACGAAAAATTGGAAACATTATTGTGTAGTTCACAGCCATTCGGCATACGCTTAATTAAAGGGGAGAGTTTTCCTCATTTGTGCTAACTGCATAACGGTGTGCACcatatacagaaaaaaataaaataaaataaaatagtaaacatgcatgacatttttttttaaaaaagaggcacacttgtatatatatatgtatatgtatatatatatatatatatatatagaaagatatatacatttatatgtttgtatacgCGAACAATGGCGACCACATTATTGCTACTTTCTTCCATGTGTGAAcagatttttttattacagcattttccattttgaaaGATTTAAAGTTATGTAAACATTCTTATGTagcaaaatttattaattttttttatttttctacctattttattaaaacatttttaaggTTCCTTGTACTAAAAACTGTTCGAGGGGaagcattaaaaaatttaaataagaaaatgtattatgtaaaatttttaaaaattttacaagaTTTTGCAAAATTCTCTACCAAGGGAGTTTTTCCTACATGATATTCccctttttctatttttaaccAAACTGGATATACAAgcacatacttatatatatatatatatatataagtattgtACGTAATTGCATAAGCATATggatcaatttttttttttttctgaataaCAAGAAGGTACACACGAGTTCCTTGCTTCTCTCGATTATCCCGATCTACTTTTTGCatgtttaaaataaaaaaataaataactttctcttatttttacaattactAATTTTGTCATGTAATGAAATTTCCATAagcttataatttttttaattttttttttttttttttttttgtaagtatatataaaaacaaaagaaaaaattaaaaattaataatgaaacaTAAAAcgcacacaaaaaaaaaagaaaaagaaaaatatattaacccACTGTACGAGCAACATCGTACAGAAACCTTAACACGTAtcattcttttcatttttcaaatgtGTCATATATTAAGacgtaattttttaatatttttattttgatataaatgttttcttatttttctcctttacattttttttattttctaaattgcTTTAATCCGtgtaagtttatatataattgcaataatgaatatgtttcagcatatttttattttttatttttaagtttttggAAGGAATATCTATAGTTAATTACTAACAATTTAGCtaatcaaaaatttttttttttttttttttgtgaaattaattattaactaCGCATAAAGAAAAGGGTAAAATAAAACTGGGAATAGTACAAGTTATATATCTATTCCATTAAGTAATATTTGAGGGTATGTAATACATTGTGAGGAGAGTATATACTCTCATTTTTG is a window from the Plasmodium malariae genome assembly, chromosome: 2 genome containing:
- the PmUG01_02020700 gene encoding aspartate--tRNA ligase, putative; the protein is MRSYYFTLNRFHQIKNITIKSYKLRSIFIVDKNKLNNFFFFMNKMEGENANMNNNFIDEVSDKKKEKKAKKLAEKEMKLAKKAERENLKNEANKILEYVCEDINKDTYGYINISRIKENSDNIKLYNLEEIYNLLEKKDCIYESEKLEDGTNNINGNGNSDYNDSTDNCDKLGMDMTDRQMNKLAYDELMGKKIWTRGRIHDIRSKGSLAFIILRYKFYSLQCILDIKHNNNDKNMMKWVSNLSLESIVDIYGKLIKPEVPIDSTNIKYEIHINKIFCISRTTKEIPFLLKDANMKETSEEGTIKVNQDNRLNNRCIDLRTYANFSIFALQSQICKIFRDFLYQHNFIEIHTPKLLGESSEGGANAFQINYFNQKGFLAQSPQLYKQMCINSGFDRVFEIAPVFRAENSNTYRHLCEYVSLDIEMTYKYDYMENVYFYDSLFKHIFKHLSNLEKNKMFIKIIKNQYPGEDFKWLEVTPIFTYIEAIEILIKHNKLNLKEEEILTYDMTTDMEKELGKIIKVSHNTDYYIIVNFPSALRPFYTMYNERDPKISNSYDFFMRGEEILSGSQRISDVKLLINNINLFKLDINKLNFYVDSFAYSSYPHSGCGIGLERVLMLFLGLNNIRKTSLFPRDPKRLVP